One stretch of Chitinophaga pendula DNA includes these proteins:
- the rsmG gene encoding 16S rRNA (guanine(527)-N(7))-methyltransferase RsmG encodes MEIILKYFDDFSDTQMQQFQALGGLYKEWNEQINVISRKDIDALYEKHVLHSLAIAAIADFADGMTVLDLGTGGGFPGIPLAIFFPEVQFHLVDSIGKKIKVVEAVAEALQLRNVTTAHSRVEDVKRKFDTVVSRAVAPLQDLWKWSKPVLRKSLQPDLRAAQEERDFRGRLICLKGGDLAQEISESGCRPLLTDIFELFPEPYFEQKYVVVV; translated from the coding sequence TCGGATACGCAGATGCAGCAATTTCAGGCATTGGGGGGGCTGTATAAGGAGTGGAATGAGCAAATCAATGTGATATCGCGGAAGGATATTGATGCATTGTATGAGAAGCATGTGTTGCATTCGTTGGCGATAGCTGCTATTGCGGATTTTGCTGATGGGATGACGGTGCTGGACCTGGGTACGGGGGGTGGTTTTCCTGGTATTCCGTTAGCGATCTTTTTCCCGGAGGTGCAATTCCACCTGGTGGATTCTATCGGCAAAAAGATCAAGGTAGTGGAGGCGGTAGCGGAGGCTTTGCAGCTGCGTAATGTGACGACTGCGCATAGTCGTGTGGAGGATGTGAAGCGGAAGTTTGACACGGTGGTATCTCGGGCGGTGGCGCCGTTGCAGGATCTGTGGAAATGGAGTAAGCCGGTGTTGCGGAAGTCATTACAGCCGGATTTGCGGGCGGCTCAGGAGGAGCGTGATTTTCGGGGCCGGTTGATCTGTCTGAAGGGCGGTGATCTGGCGCAGGAGATATCGGAGAGTGGTTGCCGGCCTTTGCTGACGGACATTTTCGAGTTATTCCCGGAGCCTTACTTTGAGCAGAAGTATGTGGTGGTGGTGTAA